A window of Pirellula sp. SH-Sr6A contains these coding sequences:
- a CDS encoding PVC-type heme-binding CxxCH protein, with product MSSIIQKPYGMAPQQGVIAWRTVLNGLLSLCILVGLKAPLFSQESVRVLLLGDRGHHRPSDFYRAIKEPLQKNGIAIEYTEDVSSALSKEKLSGLDALMVYANINEVSPEQEAALLEYVENGGAYVPVHCASYCFLNSPKLIALTGAQFKEHGGERFRTVMVAPDHELMKGYDGFESWDETYVHHKHNPEGRVVLEARRQGRLAPGTTEEPWTWVRTQGKGRVFYTAWGHNMDTWSQPGFVNLLERGIRWAAKKSPEKVAPFRDASRFTVPKMTEISKDLPPFTYSNVGNAIPNYRGRQRSGEGDTILSEMQNPLLAVESVKRYSTPVDFSLRLWACEDDSLGGSKRSSFAGLAGKALAMNWDHRGRLWLCETIDYPNELQPVGKGRDRIRICEDTDRDGVADKFTVFASGLSIPTAIVCYRGGAIVQDGTTTVYLKDTDGDDVADFRQELITGWAMGDTHGGVSNFQYGLDNWIWGMQGYNDSRPVINGERQQGFRQGFWRFAVKAGASDDTAPVFAMKEGKNTLERSSRFDQHSIRVSKLEFVRSTNNNTWGIGISEEGLIFGSTANGNPSNFMPISNRYYERVNGWSPEVLKTIADTFKFQAITPKVRQVDYFDGYTAGAGHSLYTARNYPKEWWNRLAFVCEPTGHLVGSFVLNRDGAGYKSTSPFNLVASVDEWASPTMAEIGPDGNVWVIDWYNFIVQHNPTPQGFKTGRGNAYESELRDKKHARIYRVVYEGKDGLDKALLEQSDALVRDGLDPNNESQLVAALKHPNFLWRRAAQRLLIEKGSLSDTTLQALNGLIQDKSIDSVGLNVGAIHALWVLQGIGSALPTAAAVEHPSPAVRRNGVQTAQDSLASLKTIADKNLLFDEDPQVRLTALLKVADSDATEPRVIAALANPSRLASLSGSQRADTWLLDAWTSAASVHWKEVLPKLLATKEPQSAEALARISIVAEHASRSRMSPEAFAILGESPSQMEVAGAIVSGIAKGWPREYEFKAPAGLGDKIAGVWLKSEVPVEVKSQVLMLANNAGIQEIADALAQIVGELATAAIDSERPIPARIAAAKQAMVLQSDSTELVTKLLEALSAQSSPDLVEGIMQSFATVKVDGLAKLLMTKSNGMPPEFRRNAIRLLLARPQTTNELLDLIDTGSLSWNDFQLDQKQALRDHPTESIRTRANELLKSKGLAMNADRQKVVESWMEITHEQGDLENGKAMYAKHCALCHVHGTMGVQIGPNLTGMAVHPKEELLVHILDPSRSVEGNFRTYSIRTVDDTIVTGMLAGESKTSLEIINSQAKKEVVLREDIDQLIASQKSLMPEGFENQMTKVEMRDLLEFLTSKGKYVPLGIDTVATSITTKGMFFDESGMSERLVFRDWGVKTFKDIPFTLVDPQRGTKPNAIMLYGPYGNMAPKMPKRVELPCKTSAVAIHMLSGIGGWSYPASAKGSKSLIVRLTYEDGKTEDHELINGEHFADYIQRVDVPQSEFAFNLNGRQLRYLSIKPRSKDPLAKLELIKGNDVSAPIVMAITVQTTE from the coding sequence ATGAGTTCTATCATTCAAAAACCATACGGCATGGCCCCGCAGCAAGGGGTTATCGCATGGAGAACGGTCCTGAACGGATTGTTATCTCTTTGCATCCTCGTTGGACTGAAGGCTCCCCTCTTTTCGCAGGAGTCGGTCCGAGTCCTGTTGTTGGGCGATCGGGGGCACCACCGTCCTTCTGATTTCTACCGAGCCATAAAAGAGCCCCTTCAAAAGAACGGGATTGCGATCGAGTACACGGAGGATGTGTCCAGTGCTCTTTCGAAAGAAAAACTGAGTGGTTTGGATGCGTTGATGGTGTATGCCAATATCAACGAAGTGTCGCCGGAACAAGAGGCTGCACTGCTCGAGTACGTCGAGAACGGTGGTGCGTATGTCCCTGTCCACTGCGCTTCCTACTGTTTTTTGAACTCGCCCAAATTGATTGCCTTGACCGGAGCTCAATTCAAAGAGCACGGTGGCGAACGGTTCCGAACCGTCATGGTTGCACCCGATCATGAACTGATGAAGGGGTACGACGGGTTCGAAAGTTGGGATGAGACCTACGTCCACCACAAACACAATCCCGAGGGGCGTGTCGTACTGGAAGCACGGCGGCAGGGACGATTGGCTCCCGGCACCACCGAAGAACCTTGGACATGGGTTCGCACCCAAGGCAAAGGGCGGGTTTTCTACACCGCTTGGGGCCACAATATGGACACTTGGAGCCAACCAGGATTCGTCAATCTCTTGGAAAGGGGAATCCGATGGGCGGCCAAGAAGTCGCCTGAGAAGGTCGCTCCGTTCCGAGATGCGAGTCGATTCACCGTTCCCAAGATGACCGAGATCTCGAAGGATCTGCCACCCTTCACCTATTCGAATGTCGGGAATGCGATTCCCAACTACCGAGGTCGCCAGCGATCAGGCGAGGGGGATACCATCCTCAGCGAAATGCAGAACCCGCTCCTAGCAGTGGAATCGGTCAAGCGTTATTCGACGCCTGTCGACTTCTCGCTCCGTTTGTGGGCTTGCGAGGACGATTCGTTGGGTGGTAGCAAGCGATCGAGCTTTGCGGGGCTCGCCGGAAAAGCGTTGGCCATGAACTGGGATCACCGTGGACGATTGTGGCTTTGTGAAACGATCGATTACCCCAATGAGCTTCAGCCGGTAGGCAAGGGACGGGATCGCATTCGCATCTGCGAGGATACCGACCGCGATGGGGTGGCGGACAAGTTCACGGTCTTCGCATCGGGCCTTAGCATCCCGACCGCCATCGTCTGCTATCGAGGAGGGGCGATTGTCCAAGACGGAACGACGACGGTGTACCTCAAGGATACCGATGGGGATGATGTGGCCGACTTCCGACAAGAACTGATCACCGGTTGGGCGATGGGAGATACCCACGGGGGTGTCAGCAATTTTCAATATGGACTCGATAACTGGATCTGGGGCATGCAGGGTTACAACGACTCGCGTCCTGTGATCAACGGAGAGCGCCAGCAAGGATTCCGTCAAGGGTTCTGGCGATTCGCTGTCAAGGCAGGTGCATCGGACGACACCGCTCCTGTCTTCGCCATGAAAGAGGGTAAGAACACGCTCGAACGATCCAGTCGATTCGATCAGCACAGCATTCGCGTCTCCAAATTGGAGTTCGTTCGCTCGACGAACAACAACACCTGGGGGATTGGAATCAGCGAAGAAGGGCTGATTTTTGGCTCTACGGCCAACGGCAATCCTAGCAACTTCATGCCCATCTCTAATCGCTATTACGAGCGAGTCAATGGATGGTCTCCAGAGGTCCTCAAGACCATTGCGGATACTTTTAAATTCCAAGCGATCACCCCCAAGGTACGACAGGTCGACTACTTCGACGGTTACACCGCCGGTGCGGGGCACTCGCTTTACACCGCTCGCAATTATCCAAAGGAATGGTGGAATCGTTTGGCGTTCGTATGCGAACCGACCGGACACCTTGTCGGCTCCTTCGTTCTGAATAGGGACGGTGCGGGGTACAAGAGCACCAGCCCGTTCAATCTCGTCGCGAGCGTGGACGAATGGGCTTCTCCCACCATGGCAGAGATCGGTCCCGATGGAAACGTTTGGGTCATCGATTGGTATAACTTCATCGTTCAACACAACCCTACCCCGCAAGGATTCAAGACGGGGCGTGGAAATGCCTACGAAAGCGAATTGCGAGACAAGAAACATGCTCGTATCTACCGCGTGGTTTACGAAGGGAAGGATGGATTGGACAAAGCGTTGCTGGAACAATCCGATGCACTGGTGCGCGATGGGTTGGATCCCAACAATGAATCGCAGTTGGTCGCGGCATTGAAGCATCCCAATTTTCTTTGGCGGCGCGCCGCACAGCGACTGCTCATCGAAAAGGGTTCTTTGAGTGATACGACTCTTCAAGCTCTCAACGGGTTGATCCAAGACAAATCGATCGATTCCGTGGGTTTGAATGTGGGGGCGATCCACGCGTTATGGGTATTGCAAGGCATCGGGAGCGCGCTGCCAACGGCGGCCGCTGTCGAGCATCCGAGCCCCGCGGTCCGTCGCAATGGCGTGCAAACGGCTCAAGATTCGTTGGCCTCGTTGAAGACGATTGCGGACAAGAATTTGTTGTTCGATGAGGATCCACAAGTCCGCCTGACCGCGTTGTTGAAAGTAGCAGATAGCGACGCGACCGAGCCTCGTGTCATCGCCGCGCTCGCGAACCCGAGTCGACTCGCATCGCTTTCGGGCTCCCAACGAGCCGATACGTGGCTCCTGGACGCCTGGACCAGCGCAGCGAGCGTTCACTGGAAAGAAGTTCTTCCGAAGTTGTTGGCGACCAAGGAGCCGCAATCCGCGGAAGCTCTGGCACGGATATCCATCGTCGCGGAACACGCGTCCCGATCCCGCATGTCCCCAGAGGCTTTTGCCATTCTGGGTGAATCCCCATCGCAAATGGAGGTTGCCGGCGCGATCGTGTCGGGAATTGCCAAGGGGTGGCCACGCGAGTACGAATTCAAAGCGCCAGCAGGACTGGGAGACAAGATTGCCGGCGTATGGCTTAAGTCCGAGGTTCCTGTGGAAGTGAAGAGCCAAGTCCTGATGTTGGCCAATAACGCGGGGATTCAAGAGATCGCCGATGCCCTCGCTCAGATCGTAGGAGAGCTGGCGACCGCGGCAATCGATTCGGAACGTCCTATCCCAGCGCGGATCGCGGCTGCGAAACAAGCCATGGTGCTTCAATCCGACAGCACCGAGTTGGTGACGAAGTTGCTGGAGGCCCTTTCTGCCCAGAGCAGCCCGGATTTGGTCGAAGGCATCATGCAGAGTTTTGCGACGGTGAAGGTCGATGGGCTCGCCAAGCTACTGATGACCAAGAGCAATGGGATGCCTCCCGAGTTTCGCCGCAATGCGATTCGATTGCTCTTGGCTCGCCCGCAGACCACCAATGAACTGCTCGATCTGATCGATACTGGTTCCCTTTCGTGGAATGATTTTCAATTGGATCAGAAGCAGGCGCTTCGAGACCATCCCACCGAATCGATTCGAACGCGTGCGAACGAGCTTCTCAAGTCGAAGGGACTGGCGATGAATGCCGATCGCCAGAAGGTCGTCGAATCTTGGATGGAGATCACCCATGAGCAAGGAGATTTGGAGAACGGCAAGGCGATGTATGCCAAGCATTGCGCGCTGTGCCATGTTCATGGAACCATGGGCGTTCAGATCGGTCCCAACTTGACCGGGATGGCAGTCCATCCGAAAGAAGAATTGCTTGTTCATATTCTCGACCCCAGTCGGAGCGTCGAAGGAAACTTCCGAACCTACAGCATTCGAACGGTGGATGACACGATCGTCACCGGGATGTTGGCAGGTGAAAGCAAGACGTCACTCGAGATCATCAACTCGCAGGCGAAGAAGGAAGTTGTCCTCCGCGAAGACATCGATCAGCTCATCGCCTCTCAAAAGAGCTTGATGCCCGAGGGATTTGAGAATCAGATGACCAAGGTGGAGATGCGAGACTTGCTCGAGTTCCTCACGAGCAAAGGCAAGTACGTTCCACTCGGAATCGATACGGTAGCGACCTCCATCACGACCAAGGGGATGTTCTTCGACGAATCGGGTATGTCCGAACGTCTGGTCTTCCGAGATTGGGGAGTGAAGACGTTTAAAGATATTCCATTCACGCTGGTTGATCCCCAGCGCGGTACCAAACCGAATGCGATCATGCTCTACGGCCCTTATGGCAACATGGCGCCGAAGATGCCCAAGCGAGTGGAGCTTCCGTGCAAGACGTCTGCAGTCGCCATCCATATGCTCAGCGGCATCGGCGGATGGTCCTACCCTGCCTCCGCCAAGGGGAGCAAATCGCTGATCGTTCGGCTGACTTACGAAGATGGAAAGACCGAGGATCACGAACTGATCAACGGTGAGCACTTTGCCGACTATATCCAGCGGGTCGACGTTCCCCAGAGCGAGTTCGCCTTCAATTTGAATGGGCGGCAGCTTCGGTACCTCTCGATCAAGCCGCGTTCGAAAGATCCGCTGGCCAAATTGGAGTTGATCAAAGGGAATGACGTCTCTGCACCGATCGTTATGGCGATTACGGTTCAGACGACCGAGTAA
- a CDS encoding PVC-type heme-binding CxxCH protein — protein MKQLLSFLWVALVGLIPSLYATGLLQAADKLVLEPADGKANGKHVVLIAGDEEYRTEESMPMLGKILSQRYGYRCTILFAWGPDGANYIDANNPRGLRGLDALADADLMIIGTRFRNPDSEQAKHITHYLNAGKPVIGFRTATHAFQGKGDFGGLAYNDFGLKILGETWVSHHGKHKVQGARGVVVPEQKSHPILRSVQNIFCPSDVYGVIHLQNTDEILMRAAVTESLDPSSSNVAGSINDPMQPFAWVREYQRPNGAGTGKAFCTTGGASIDFLNEDLRRLVINASLFLTGKDVPEKTNVDFVDPFQPTFYGFINDKTYWQSLNRNAEDYGLGKSPTQKDPPGSPEWKFRLTSTNTAPSSQSPASFEPRQGERIAFVGSSLGERMNLFGYFETLLHTRFPHKQLVVRNFSWPGDEVGLQQRPDDYTKVDDPMEEFGPELFICFFGMNEHFVGGSDPQLESFKDKYREWIAKTKSKFSKKDREARFVLVSPIAMEQSKNVHLPDSSKNNPVLAKYATAVQQVAKELGLPFVDVYTPSLKAFGEEPDLQYTINTLHVNERGDRLLAKEIDSQLFATPHPTGTDVSEFHNTRKWVNDKSWLHLQDYRMLNGWYVYGGRRTWDTETFPKEFQKIRKMVGVRDQYIWDIVAGKKVAEQPDDSKTGEVFIPETMFGTRDDGFRQMREPKTLVYPTPEESIKQMKVPEGFEVQLFASEKDFPELANPTQMMFDKKGRLWVSCMINYPQWLPGSAKPGDKILIFEDTDKDGKADVCKTFYDKLICPTGFEFHEDGVLVVDQPRIILLRDTDGDDKADEATQVIDGIATDDTHHTVGAWEWSHGGLLYMLEGVSMSTTMETPWGPFRNKGPSGAYVVDPKSWKVRHFRTPGYGNPWCMVFDKWGMGTIGDGTNAQQHWTSPLSGFAVNSRKTLRPNFDNQGIRPAVGNDFLFTRQFPDEVQGQFIYACVINLHGLPRFNVRDESEGAGFTGERVDDLIASTDNFFRPVDPQIGPDGALWFGDWCNALIGHMQYSQRDPNRDHVHGRLYRLVYKNKPLLKPVLQDKASIDELLGQLSEYEPRTRYRARRELWSRDEKEVLAAVDRWVSGNVTEERLCEALWLQERFNKIDPKLANRLLQAKDFHARAAVVHAVSNQWETYADAMQVLKRAIVDEHPRVRLEAIRGLSFMQTVEAAEVALLATTKPMDYWIEYTLEHTLQALAPKVDDAIQQGKFLADATDGRRKYYDDYKLASGPGGRVVKPLRDAENPELPQWKRDEAMRTIASIEGGSSRRGEIVFNRVCSACHQIGDQGKPFGPRLDDVGARYGKDAIIRHILWPNDTIAKGYETIQLVTVDEEVVTGFVLKETPEAITLGIATTDGKGKEREILKSEIDLRKEMKASSMPEGLAKTIAPSEFLDLIEYLGRQNKFTIREDGWIETGAPDGELRKSGEFVEISRDAQIQLPNNFPAQWSGSANLVLSAVDPTQREFSFHSPNEGSESPAVGIRLASEKEIRVIQIQNRRSPQFYERAKDLAVWISTDGREWKQVWKSSKPAENYKIELPAGTRGRYIKVGLDGRGILHLNQIAVFGTGK, from the coding sequence ATGAAACAGCTTCTTTCGTTCCTTTGGGTCGCCTTGGTCGGGCTAATCCCAAGTCTTTATGCAACGGGTTTGCTGCAAGCGGCCGACAAACTGGTCCTCGAGCCAGCCGATGGTAAAGCCAATGGCAAACATGTCGTCTTGATCGCAGGCGACGAAGAGTATCGAACCGAGGAATCGATGCCGATGTTGGGGAAAATCCTCAGCCAGCGGTACGGTTACCGATGCACGATCCTCTTTGCATGGGGACCGGATGGGGCGAACTATATCGATGCTAATAATCCGCGCGGTCTCCGAGGGCTCGACGCCTTGGCCGATGCCGACCTGATGATTATTGGGACGCGATTTCGCAATCCTGATAGTGAGCAGGCGAAACACATCACCCATTATTTGAACGCCGGCAAGCCTGTCATCGGTTTTCGAACGGCAACGCATGCGTTCCAAGGCAAAGGTGACTTTGGAGGCTTGGCATACAATGACTTCGGACTGAAGATTCTCGGGGAAACTTGGGTTAGCCACCATGGCAAGCACAAAGTGCAGGGGGCGCGGGGTGTCGTGGTTCCCGAGCAGAAATCGCACCCCATTTTGCGATCCGTGCAGAATATCTTTTGCCCTTCGGACGTCTATGGTGTGATCCATTTGCAAAACACCGACGAGATTCTGATGCGAGCCGCGGTTACCGAGTCACTCGATCCATCGTCTTCAAATGTGGCGGGCTCTATCAACGATCCGATGCAACCCTTCGCATGGGTTCGTGAATATCAGCGGCCGAACGGCGCCGGGACTGGAAAAGCGTTCTGCACCACCGGAGGGGCATCGATCGATTTCTTGAACGAAGATCTGCGCCGGCTCGTCATCAATGCCTCGCTCTTTTTGACGGGAAAAGATGTACCCGAGAAGACGAACGTGGACTTTGTCGATCCGTTCCAACCGACTTTTTATGGATTCATCAACGATAAGACGTATTGGCAATCCTTGAACCGGAACGCCGAAGATTACGGGCTGGGTAAATCGCCGACACAGAAAGATCCTCCAGGATCTCCCGAATGGAAGTTCCGATTGACATCGACCAACACGGCCCCATCGTCTCAGTCACCTGCTTCCTTCGAGCCGCGGCAAGGAGAACGGATTGCGTTTGTCGGCAGTTCGCTCGGCGAACGTATGAATTTGTTCGGATACTTCGAGACGTTGTTGCATACTCGATTTCCCCACAAGCAACTGGTGGTTCGCAATTTCTCTTGGCCTGGAGATGAAGTAGGGCTACAGCAACGCCCCGATGACTACACGAAGGTCGACGATCCGATGGAAGAGTTTGGTCCTGAACTCTTCATTTGCTTCTTTGGAATGAACGAACATTTTGTGGGAGGATCGGATCCACAGCTCGAGAGCTTCAAGGATAAATACCGCGAATGGATCGCAAAGACGAAGAGCAAGTTCTCGAAGAAGGATCGTGAAGCGAGATTTGTATTGGTTTCGCCGATCGCGATGGAGCAATCGAAGAATGTCCATTTACCCGATTCGAGCAAGAACAATCCTGTATTGGCGAAGTATGCCACGGCGGTGCAACAGGTTGCTAAGGAGCTGGGCCTGCCGTTCGTCGACGTTTATACCCCTAGTTTGAAGGCCTTTGGAGAAGAGCCAGATCTGCAGTACACCATCAACACGCTGCACGTCAACGAACGTGGCGACCGATTGTTGGCCAAGGAAATAGACTCTCAACTCTTCGCGACCCCACATCCCACGGGCACCGATGTGTCGGAATTCCACAACACGCGAAAATGGGTGAACGACAAGTCATGGCTTCACCTCCAAGACTACCGAATGCTCAACGGTTGGTATGTGTATGGAGGTCGTCGCACCTGGGACACTGAGACCTTCCCCAAAGAATTCCAGAAGATCCGCAAGATGGTGGGAGTTCGCGACCAATACATCTGGGATATCGTCGCTGGCAAGAAAGTGGCCGAGCAACCAGACGATTCGAAGACGGGCGAGGTCTTTATCCCCGAGACCATGTTCGGAACCCGAGATGACGGTTTCCGTCAGATGCGAGAACCTAAGACTTTGGTTTATCCGACTCCGGAAGAGTCGATCAAGCAGATGAAGGTGCCTGAAGGGTTCGAGGTGCAACTCTTTGCTTCCGAAAAAGATTTCCCCGAGTTGGCCAATCCAACGCAGATGATGTTCGACAAAAAGGGTCGGCTCTGGGTTTCGTGCATGATCAACTATCCGCAATGGCTACCAGGATCTGCGAAGCCAGGCGATAAGATTCTTATCTTTGAAGATACCGATAAAGATGGAAAAGCGGACGTCTGCAAGACCTTCTACGACAAACTCATCTGTCCGACCGGATTTGAATTCCATGAAGACGGAGTGCTCGTGGTCGATCAACCTCGCATCATTCTTCTGCGCGACACCGATGGTGACGACAAAGCGGACGAGGCCACGCAAGTCATCGATGGAATTGCGACCGATGACACCCACCACACCGTGGGTGCTTGGGAATGGTCTCACGGTGGGTTGTTGTACATGCTCGAGGGCGTTTCCATGTCCACCACGATGGAGACACCTTGGGGACCTTTCCGAAACAAAGGACCGTCCGGGGCATATGTTGTCGATCCCAAGTCGTGGAAAGTTCGGCATTTCCGTACGCCCGGTTATGGAAATCCATGGTGCATGGTGTTTGATAAATGGGGGATGGGAACGATCGGGGACGGAACCAATGCGCAGCAGCATTGGACCAGCCCTCTTTCTGGATTCGCCGTCAATTCCCGCAAGACGCTTCGTCCCAATTTCGACAATCAAGGCATTCGTCCCGCAGTCGGGAACGATTTCTTGTTCACACGACAGTTTCCGGATGAAGTCCAGGGGCAATTTATTTACGCATGTGTGATCAATCTGCACGGACTTCCTCGCTTCAACGTTCGCGATGAATCGGAAGGAGCGGGTTTCACGGGCGAACGCGTCGATGACTTGATCGCTTCCACCGACAACTTCTTCCGGCCTGTGGATCCTCAGATCGGTCCGGATGGGGCCCTGTGGTTCGGAGATTGGTGCAACGCCTTGATCGGGCACATGCAGTATTCGCAACGGGACCCGAATCGAGATCACGTTCACGGTCGCCTTTACCGCTTGGTGTACAAGAACAAGCCGCTGCTCAAGCCGGTGTTGCAGGACAAAGCGAGCATCGATGAACTGCTAGGGCAGCTCAGCGAATACGAACCGCGAACTCGTTACCGAGCTCGACGCGAACTCTGGTCGCGAGATGAGAAAGAAGTCTTGGCAGCCGTAGATCGATGGGTATCCGGAAACGTAACGGAGGAGCGATTGTGTGAAGCGCTGTGGCTTCAAGAGCGATTTAACAAGATCGATCCGAAGCTTGCGAACCGTTTGCTTCAAGCCAAAGACTTCCACGCTCGCGCAGCCGTGGTACACGCCGTTTCGAATCAATGGGAGACCTATGCCGATGCCATGCAGGTCCTCAAGCGAGCCATCGTCGATGAACATCCTCGTGTACGATTGGAGGCAATTCGAGGCCTGAGTTTCATGCAAACCGTCGAGGCAGCCGAAGTAGCGCTCTTGGCCACAACCAAGCCGATGGACTATTGGATCGAGTACACGCTGGAGCATACGCTGCAAGCACTCGCCCCCAAAGTGGATGACGCCATTCAACAAGGCAAGTTCTTGGCCGATGCAACGGATGGAAGGCGGAAGTACTACGATGATTACAAGTTGGCGTCTGGCCCCGGCGGACGAGTCGTGAAGCCCTTGCGTGATGCTGAGAACCCGGAACTCCCTCAATGGAAACGGGACGAAGCGATGCGCACTATCGCATCGATTGAAGGGGGCAGCAGCCGCCGCGGGGAGATAGTGTTCAACCGCGTTTGCTCCGCATGCCACCAGATTGGCGATCAAGGCAAGCCGTTTGGCCCTCGCTTGGATGATGTCGGTGCCCGTTACGGCAAAGACGCGATCATTCGGCATATCCTTTGGCCGAACGATACGATCGCTAAAGGTTATGAGACCATCCAGTTGGTGACCGTGGATGAAGAGGTCGTCACCGGCTTTGTTCTCAAAGAGACGCCAGAAGCAATCACCCTCGGAATTGCCACCACCGATGGAAAGGGGAAAGAACGCGAAATTCTCAAATCAGAAATCGATTTGAGGAAAGAGATGAAGGCCAGCTCGATGCCTGAAGGATTGGCCAAGACGATCGCACCGAGCGAGTTCCTAGATTTGATCGAATATCTCGGTCGGCAGAACAAGTTTACCATTCGAGAAGATGGTTGGATCGAAACCGGAGCTCCAGACGGCGAGCTTCGCAAATCGGGCGAATTCGTGGAGATTTCGCGCGACGCGCAGATTCAGCTTCCCAACAACTTTCCAGCGCAATGGTCAGGCTCGGCCAATCTCGTCTTGAGCGCTGTCGATCCTACCCAACGAGAGTTCTCGTTCCACTCTCCCAACGAAGGCTCCGAGTCGCCAGCTGTTGGTATTCGTTTGGCGAGCGAGAAGGAGATTCGCGTGATCCAAATCCAAAACCGACGCAGTCCGCAGTTCTACGAACGGGCAAAGGATCTGGCCGTGTGGATTTCCACCGATGGTCGGGAATGGAAGCAAGTTTGGAAATCGTCAAAGCCCGCTGAGAACTACAAGATCGAGCTGCCCGCGGGAACGCGAGGTCGCTACATCAAAGTAGGTCTCGACGGTCGGGGCATCTTGCATCTGAACCAGATCGCCGTCTTTGGTACGGGCAAGTAG
- a CDS encoding phosphatidylinositol-specific phospholipase C/glycerophosphodiester phosphodiesterase family protein: MTTPSAHRFPLPWIRFPIICIAALGLVCPICCAQDLSGQPVRETLASQANTKYMPFAHAHNDYLHRRPLRDALESGFASVEADVFLVDGDLCVAHTAAEIDRAKTLRNLYLEPLRQIVEGNGGRVRAGVSQPLVLLVDIKSDGRKTFAELHRQLLAYRSMLFARGPDGENPKGAVQVIVSGNRPFEDIESANPRLATIDGRLSDLGHLRSCDLYPVLSDNWNLHFRWRGVGEIGQEDLEKLRTLVKSVHAEGKKLRFWAIPDREEVWRLLQREQVDFINTDRLKDLQMVLGANDSPRE; the protein is encoded by the coding sequence ATGACGACGCCAAGTGCTCACCGATTTCCCTTGCCATGGATCCGGTTTCCTATCATCTGCATCGCAGCGCTAGGTCTGGTTTGCCCCATCTGTTGTGCCCAGGATCTCTCGGGCCAACCGGTGCGGGAAACTCTCGCATCCCAAGCGAATACGAAGTACATGCCGTTCGCGCACGCACATAACGATTATTTGCACCGAAGACCGCTTCGGGATGCGTTGGAGAGTGGATTTGCATCCGTCGAGGCGGATGTGTTTTTGGTCGATGGGGATTTGTGTGTTGCGCATACGGCGGCGGAAATCGATCGCGCGAAGACCTTGCGAAACCTTTACTTGGAGCCTTTGCGTCAGATTGTCGAAGGGAACGGCGGACGGGTGCGTGCTGGAGTCTCGCAGCCGCTGGTGTTGTTGGTCGATATCAAGTCCGATGGCAGGAAGACTTTTGCGGAGCTGCATCGGCAATTGCTCGCGTATCGTTCGATGTTGTTCGCACGCGGGCCGGACGGAGAGAATCCTAAGGGGGCGGTCCAAGTGATCGTGAGTGGCAATCGTCCATTCGAGGACATAGAAAGTGCGAATCCTCGGCTGGCCACTATCGATGGTCGCCTCTCGGATTTAGGTCACCTGAGGTCATGCGACCTCTATCCTGTGCTCAGCGATAATTGGAACTTGCACTTTCGATGGCGAGGTGTCGGAGAGATCGGCCAAGAGGATTTAGAAAAGCTTCGAACGCTCGTGAAGTCGGTACATGCCGAGGGGAAGAAGCTTCGATTCTGGGCTATTCCAGATCGGGAGGAGGTATGGCGTCTGCTACAGCGCGAGCAAGTCGATTTCATCAATACGGATCGACTCAAAGACCTGCAAATGGTCTTGGGCGCGAACGATTCGCCCCGCGAGTGA
- a CDS encoding four-helix bundle copper-binding protein, whose product MMVRRELILGLGATSMAGALLGGFSTAQEPKVPAGDAAPHHAMAAIAQKIAACSVECSSCYSHCTMNVAAGKKEHAACAAACLDCADICAMASRVVGRHGAFLSIVRDACVQACLACSIECEKLAADPMMKKCASVCRECAEACKRMHIQA is encoded by the coding sequence ATGATGGTCCGACGCGAACTTATATTGGGTTTAGGCGCAACCTCGATGGCGGGCGCTCTCTTAGGTGGCTTCTCCACAGCCCAAGAACCTAAAGTCCCTGCGGGAGATGCGGCTCCACACCACGCCATGGCAGCCATTGCCCAGAAAATTGCCGCTTGCTCTGTCGAATGCAGCAGTTGCTACTCGCACTGCACCATGAACGTCGCGGCTGGAAAGAAAGAGCATGCCGCATGCGCCGCAGCCTGCTTGGATTGCGCCGATATCTGTGCGATGGCAAGCCGAGTTGTCGGTCGCCATGGTGCATTCCTGTCGATCGTTCGCGATGCGTGCGTCCAAGCCTGCTTGGCATGCTCGATCGAGTGTGAGAAACTCGCGGCCGACCCGATGATGAAAAAGTGCGCGAGCGTTTGCCGCGAGTGCGCCGAAGCCTGCAAACGAATGCATATCCAAGCGTAG